From Halorientalis litorea:
GCTCGCGAGCGGGTTCTGGTTGAAGAACCTCATGATGGCAGCAGTCATCGACGACAGCGAACCGCTCGCACGGGAAGTCTACGACCGGGACAACGCAGACGAACTCTTCGACATCCTCCGCGACATCCCGGTGTCGACGTTCTACGAGGGGGCACAGGACCTCTGGACGACGCTGGAGCAGGGACTCGCGAACGTCGGGCACTACTTCTTCGCCTACGGTCTCGCGAAGGCCCGGTCGACGGAGACGATGAACATCGGCGTGACCGTGCCGGAGCAGACGACGGGATACACCGACTACTACCACGTGGTCCGCGGGTCGGGCAAGCGGGAGACTGCGGAGGGGTTCCTCGACTTCCTCATCAGCCCCGAGATGCAGACGGCATACGCGGACGAGTTCGGCCTCGGGATGGCGAACGCCGAAACCGAGTACCCCGACGTGACTGCGGAGAACGTGCCGACGGCGAACGAGGAACTCGGGAACGTCGCGTTCCGTGACTTCGCGCGGGTCGCCAAGTACTCCTCGGACCTGAACGAAGAGTACCGGCAACTGGTACAGAACAACTGAGAGGGAACATGCTCGAACTTGACGGAGTCACAGTACGTTACGACGACATCACCGCAGTCGACGACGTATCGCTGACAGTCGACGACGGTGAGTTGTTCTGCTTGCTCGGTCCGAGCGGCTGCGGGAAGTCGACAGCCCTGCGGACCATCGCGGGGTTCGAGGAACCAGCGACCGGCCGCGTCCGAATCGCCGGGGTGGACGTGACCGACAACCCGCCCCATCGGCGGGACTGCTCCATCGTCTTCCAGGACTGGGCACTGTTCCCGAACAAAACCGTGCACGAGAACGTCGCGTTCGGGCCGAAGATGGCGGGCGTAAGCAAGGCCGAGCGTCGTGAACAGGCACGGGAGAAACTCGACCTCGTCGAGATGGCGTCGTACGCGGACGCGGCACCGGCCGAACTGAGCGGCGGGCAGAAACAACGAGTCGCGCTCGCGCGGTCGCTGGCCGTGGACCCGGACCTGTTGTTGCTCGACGAACCGCTCTCGAACCTCGACCGTCGCCTGCGCGAGTCGATGCAAATCGAAATCAAGGACATCCAGCGCCGCCTGGAGACGACGATGGTGTACGTGACGCACGACCAGAACGAGGCGTTCACGCTCGCGGACAGGCTGGGCGTGATGGACAGCGGACGGTTGGTGCAGGTCGGGGACCCGACGACGGTGTACGACGACCCCCGGAACCGCTTCGTCGAGTCGTTCCTCGGGTCGACGAACTTCATCACGTGCCGCGTCGTCGCGGCCGACGACCGACCAATCCTCTCCTCGCCCGTCGGCCGCTTCCGTGCGCCGATTAGGGACGCGTCGGTGGGGCAGGGAGACACCGTCGTCGTCTCGCTTCGGCCGGAGTGGATGACCCTCGACGCCGGGGCGACGGCCATCGAGGACGGCGGCATCGCCACGGAGGCGGTGACCACCACCTGCTCTGTCGTCGAGACCATCCATCGCGGGTCGAGCGTGCGGCTCCGCCTGTCGGCTGATGGGGCCAGCTTGTTCGCCGAGGTGCCGGTCGGGACTGGTATCGACGTGACGGCGGACGACACGGTGACACTCCAGTGGCGGCCCGCGGACGCCATCTACTTCTCGGAGGCGGGTGACCGGTACCGATGAGCACCGAGGCGTACCGATTCCCGGTGCCGTCGGTGCCGGACCGCTGGCGGACGGTGGTACTGCTGGTGCCGTTGCTGGTACTCGACGTCGGTATCTTCCTCGTCCCGATGGGGTACTTGTTCAGACTCAGCTTCGCCGCCCCGACGGCCAGGGGTGCGTTCGCCGAAGGTTCGTGGTCCGTCGCGGGGTACCGGTACGTCGCCGACACTGGACTCGTCCATCAAGTGTTCGGGTTCACCGTCGTCTTCGGGCTTCTCGTGACGGTGCTCGCGGTCACAATCGGTGTCGTGTACGCATACGCGGCTTGGCGGGCGGACGGCGCGGTTCGCGCTCTGCTGTTGAGTGTGGCCGTCCTCTCGTTGTTCACGACACTCGTGGTCAAACTGTTCGCCGTCCTGCTGGTGTTCGCGCCACAGGGCGTTCTCAACGGACTCCTGACCGCGAGCGGCGTGGTGCCGGAACCGCTCCTGCTGGTCGACAACCTCGTCGGTGCGGTGCTCGGACAGCTGTATATCGTCGCGCCGTACGCGATTCTCGCGACGTACGCGGTGTTGTCGGCGCTGGACGAACAACTCGTCGAGGCGGCCCGCGACCTCGGGGCGGGAGAGTGGGGCGCGTTCCGGGAGGTCGTACTCCCGCACGTCCGGCCCGGTGTCGCCGTCGCGACTGTGGTGAGTTTTACGTGGTCCGTCGGGGCGTACGCCGCCCCACTCCTGCTGGGGTCCGGGAGTGAACAGACGACGGGTATCCTAATCTCGGAGTTGCTGCTCTCGCAGTTCGACTGGCCGGCGGCCGCGGCACTCGCGGTCGTCACGGTCACGCTCGTCTTCGCCGCACTGTCGGTCACGCTGTTGCGGGTCGACGGGGACGGAGGGTTGCTCGATGCGTGACCGGGTCGGTCCGTGGCTCCTCTGGGGAGTCGTCGGACTCTTGATGGTGTTCATGACGCTGCCGCTGCTGGTCGTCGTCGCAACGGCGTTCAGCGCGTCCGGGGCGGTCGCCTTCCCACCGGCACGTCTCTCGACGCGGTGGTTCGGGGCACTGCTCGAACGGCCGGCGTGGCTCCAGTCGGTGCTGAACAGTCTGCTCGTCGCCGGAGGGACCGCGGTCGTCTCGATGCTGGTCGGTGTGGCTGCCGCCCTCGGGGTCAGGCAACTCGACGGACCGCGCCGGACGGCCATCGTCGGACTCACCGTCCTCCCGCTGTTCGTCCCCGGCATCATCATCGGCATCGTCCTATTGACCTTCTTCAGCAGGTTCGGGCTCCAACAGAGCTACGTGGCCATCGTCGCGGCCCACTCGCTGTGGGCGACGCCACTGACGTTCTCGGTCGTGCAGGCGTCGTTTGCCCGGTTCGACTGGCAGATGTCCGAGGCGGCCCAAGACCTCGGAGCCGCCCCGGCGCGGGCGTTCCTGACCGTCGTCGTCCCCAACGTCCGCGTCGGCCTCCTCGTGGCGACACTTGTCGCGTTCGTCGTGAGCCTGCAGGAGTTCGTCATGACTCTGTTCCTCTCCGGCCCAGACACCCGAACTGTCCCGGTACAGGCGTGGAACTCTCTCCGGCAGGGGCTCGACCCGCTCGTCAGCGTCGTCTCGACGCTGCTGCTCGTGGCCGTCGTCCTCCTAGTCGTGGCTGGCAGCGTCCTCGCCGGCATCGAGCGGTTCGTGACCGACACCTGAGCCCCGGCTGGTCGGGTCGGTAAGGCACCGTATCACACCGCTCGTCGCTCCCGTGCGCACCGGAGGGCGCGCCGACGCACCGATGACGGCCGTCTGACGGGCCTTTTTGCCCGTAACGGCCGACGTGAGGGTATGAGCAAGCGACTGGCGGTCGCACTGCTGGGGGTGGTGACCGGGGGACTGCTGTTCGGTGCGGTCGAGACCGTACCGGTCGGTGCCCTGCTGGTCGCGGCCGGTGCGTATCTGCTCGCGGTGCCGTATCTGAGAGGGCGCGCCACCGTCGGGGAGTCACAGCGCGGGCACCGCCGGACCTGAGCCTCACTCCACGGCGGCCATCGCCTCGGCCAGCGTGAACTGGCCCTCGTAGAGCGCGCTCCCGACGACGACGGCGCGCGCGCCCGCATCCTGTAGGTCACGCACGTCGTCGAGCGTGGCGACGCCGCCGCTGGCGACCACGGGGATGTCGACTGCCTCGACCATCCGCCGGACCGGGTCGGTGCGCACGCCGGTCAGTTGCCCCTCCACGTCGACGTCGGTGAACAGGATGCCGCCGGCACCCAACTCCTCGTACCGCGCGGCGGCCTCGGCCGGGTCGAGGCCGGTCCCCTCGGTCCACCCGGAGACGACGACTTCGCCGTCTTTGGCGTCGAGGCTGACCAGCACCGACCCCGGGTAGTCGGCCGAGATGTCCGCGACGATGTCGGGGTTCTCGACGGCGGCGGTGCCGAGGATGACGCGGTCCACGCCGCTGTCGAGCAGGGCCGTCGCGTCGGCGGCGGTCCGGATGCCGCCGCCCAACTGGACGGTCACGTCGACGGCCTCGACGATTGCCTCGATGGCCGGCGCGTTCTGTCGCTCGCCCTCGAAGGCACCGTCCAAGTCGACGAGGTGCAGCGTCTCCGCGCCGGCCTCGACCCACCGCTGGGCGGCCTCGACTGGGTCGCCGTACGTCGTCCCGGTACCGCGTTCGCCGCCGACCAACTGGACGACCTGCCCGTCCTGTACGTCCACGGCGGGCACCACCTCGAACTCGGGGAACATACCCCGTCGTGGGGGTGGCCGGGCGGAAAGCGTGTCGGTCGCAGGCCCCATCGTGTTGGCTCGGTGATATCCGCGGTTCCGTTCCGGGAATCTTAATCCGCTCATCACTGTAGTCGTGTGTATGGTTTCCCTGCTCCTCGCGTTCGGCATCCTTATCGCCTTGTTCGTGGGGTTCAACATCGGCGGGTCGTCGACGAGCGTCGCGTTCGGTCCCGCCGTCGGGAGCAACACGATATCGAAGGCCGGTGCTGCGGCGTTGATGACCGCCTTCGCCCTGTTGGGCGGGGCGACAGTCGGGCGCAACGTCATCACCACGCTGAGCGAGGGGTTGGTGCCGGAGGGGACGTTCACCGTGGGAATCGGCATCATCGTCCTGTTTTTCATCGGTGTCGCCCTCTTCCTCTCGAACGTCGTGGGCGTCCCCGCGTCGACGTCGATGACGGCCGTCGGTGCCATCGCCGGACTGGGGTTGGCGACGAACTCGCTGAACTGGGGCGAGATGGGGCGTATCATCACGTGGTGGCTGGTCTCGCCGCTCATCGCGTTTTGGGTCAGCGGCGTCATCGGCCGGTACCTCTACCCGTGGCTGGTCACGAAGTTCGCCGTCACGCAGACCGAAGGGTCGCTCGTGAAACTGGACCGGTCGGCGGGGTTCCCGTGGGTGACGCTCGGGCCGAACACGACCACGCGTGAGTTCGTCGGCACGTCGCTGGTCGTCCTCATCGCCTGTTACATGGCGTTCTCGGCGGGCGCGTCGAACATCCCGAACGCCGCCGCGCCGCTGGTCGGGAGCGGGGACCTCTCGGTGACGAACGCCATCCTCATCGGCGCGGTGGGCGTGGGGCTGGGTGCGTTCACCATCGCCCGGCGGACGCTGGACACGGTGGGGAACGACCTGACGGAGCTCCCCCTGCTCGCGGCACTCGTCGTCGCCGTGGTGAGTTCGACCATCGTGGCCGTCCTCTCGGAGCTGGGCGTCCCGGCGAGTTTCGTCATCGTCGCGACGATGAGCATCGTCGGCCTCGGGTGGGGGCGGGCGACCCGGACGGCGACACTGTCGGAGACTGTCGGGCGGGATCCCCCGGACGTGTCCGTCGGCGCGCTCGCCGCCGAGTCCGAGGACGCGCCGACGGTCGGCGGGAAGACCGGGGACCCCTCCCGGGTCGAGACCAAGCCCATCGGCGACGAGGAGAGCGAGGACCTGCCGAAGGCGAGCGACCTCTTCGAACCGGGGACGACGGCGCGGGTCATCGTCCTCCAGAACGTCGTGCCCGCCATCGCCACCGTCGCCGCGTTCCTCGTGTTCCGGTACGGGCCGTGGTTCTGAGCGAGCGTAAAAAACGCCCGAACACGTGTGGTCGGGAATCCGGGGGCAGTCCGGCTATCCCCCGGAAAATAGCAAAGTCTAACAGTTAGGGGGACCTACCGATAGCTGATGCCTACGGTTGAGTATATAAACTACGAAGTATTGGACGACCACGGCTGGGACATGTACGACGACGAGACGTTCGACAAAGCGGCCGACGCCGGCCTCGACGACGAGGACTACGGCACGCTCGACGTCAACGAGGGCGAGTACATCCTCGAAGCGGCCGAGTCACAGGGCTACGACTGGCCGTTCTCGTGTCGCGCCGGTGCGTGTGCGAACTGTGCCGCCATCGTCGTGCAGGGCGAAATCGACATGGACATGCAGCAAATCCTCAGCGACGAGGAGGTCGAAGACAAGAACGTCCGCCTGACCTGCATCGGTAGCCCGGACGCCGACGAGGTCAAAATCGTTTACAACGCCAAGCACCTCGACTACCTGCAGAACCGCGTCATCTGAGACGCCTACCGACCCCGCATTTTCTCTCGCTCCGCGAACAGTCCCGACTCCCAACAGGACCCCGAGCGAAGGGTTCAAGCCTCCGGTTTCGGTACGGTGTGGCATGACATGCACCGGACACGGACGGTGGTCACGAGATGCCTGAGGCACACGTCACCGGAATCGGGACGCTCCCGCTGGGAACGTACGACCGACCGGAGCGCGAACTGGCTACGGAGGTTCTCCGCGAAGCGGTCGCGGACGCGGGCGCGACGCTCGCGGACGTGGACGGACTGTACATGCCCAAACCGCGCCCGTGGACGAAACAGAAGTTCTTCTCGACGAGCCTCATCGGCTACCTCGGCCTCGACGTGGCGCAGAACTCGGAGACGTACACCGGCGGGACGAGTGCTGGCAAGGCGTTCCAGTCCGCCGTCGCCGACGTGCGCGCGGGCCGCGTCGAGACAGCCGTCGTCCTCGGCGTCGAGCGCGATTCGGTCATCGAGACCGACGACTACTTCGAGTACATCCTGCACATCTTCGACCGGGAGTTCGGGGCCCCC
This genomic window contains:
- a CDS encoding ABC transporter permease, yielding MRDRVGPWLLWGVVGLLMVFMTLPLLVVVATAFSASGAVAFPPARLSTRWFGALLERPAWLQSVLNSLLVAGGTAVVSMLVGVAAALGVRQLDGPRRTAIVGLTVLPLFVPGIIIGIVLLTFFSRFGLQQSYVAIVAAHSLWATPLTFSVVQASFARFDWQMSEAAQDLGAAPARAFLTVVVPNVRVGLLVATLVAFVVSLQEFVMTLFLSGPDTRTVPVQAWNSLRQGLDPLVSVVSTLLLVAVVLLVVAGSVLAGIERFVTDT
- a CDS encoding ABC transporter permease; protein product: MSTEAYRFPVPSVPDRWRTVVLLVPLLVLDVGIFLVPMGYLFRLSFAAPTARGAFAEGSWSVAGYRYVADTGLVHQVFGFTVVFGLLVTVLAVTIGVVYAYAAWRADGAVRALLLSVAVLSLFTTLVVKLFAVLLVFAPQGVLNGLLTASGVVPEPLLLVDNLVGAVLGQLYIVAPYAILATYAVLSALDEQLVEAARDLGAGEWGAFREVVLPHVRPGVAVATVVSFTWSVGAYAAPLLLGSGSEQTTGILISELLLSQFDWPAAAALAVVTVTLVFAALSVTLLRVDGDGGLLDA
- the fer gene encoding ferredoxin Fer; its protein translation is MPTVEYINYEVLDDHGWDMYDDETFDKAADAGLDDEDYGTLDVNEGEYILEAAESQGYDWPFSCRAGACANCAAIVVQGEIDMDMQQILSDEEVEDKNVRLTCIGSPDADEVKIVYNAKHLDYLQNRVI
- a CDS encoding extracellular solute-binding protein, encoding MAENDSSRSPTVNRRAFLAAGAATTAALAGCTGSGEGDGTVTGSSASSSEVLRVSTWSGANTDVFKNVIKPRYEDRTGNTLEVVGNWSGIVPKVRQSPEDDPPFDVTVGGGRINYRGNQGDLWEPVRYDNLSNSGAIKDRLMGSQAAETAVPVAYGVHAYVYNEDATTWTPETWADMVSEEASNVTLASGFWLKNLMMAAVIDDSEPLAREVYDRDNADELFDILRDIPVSTFYEGAQDLWTTLEQGLANVGHYFFAYGLAKARSTETMNIGVTVPEQTTGYTDYYHVVRGSGKRETAEGFLDFLISPEMQTAYADEFGLGMANAETEYPDVTAENVPTANEELGNVAFRDFARVAKYSSDLNEEYRQLVQNN
- the hisA gene encoding 1-(5-phosphoribosyl)-5-[(5-phosphoribosylamino)methylideneamino]imidazole-4-carboxamide isomerase, producing MFPEFEVVPAVDVQDGQVVQLVGGERGTGTTYGDPVEAAQRWVEAGAETLHLVDLDGAFEGERQNAPAIEAIVEAVDVTVQLGGGIRTAADATALLDSGVDRVILGTAAVENPDIVADISADYPGSVLVSLDAKDGEVVVSGWTEGTGLDPAEAAARYEELGAGGILFTDVDVEGQLTGVRTDPVRRMVEAVDIPVVASGGVATLDDVRDLQDAGARAVVVGSALYEGQFTLAEAMAAVE
- a CDS encoding ABC transporter ATP-binding protein, with protein sequence MLELDGVTVRYDDITAVDDVSLTVDDGELFCLLGPSGCGKSTALRTIAGFEEPATGRVRIAGVDVTDNPPHRRDCSIVFQDWALFPNKTVHENVAFGPKMAGVSKAERREQAREKLDLVEMASYADAAPAELSGGQKQRVALARSLAVDPDLLLLDEPLSNLDRRLRESMQIEIKDIQRRLETTMVYVTHDQNEAFTLADRLGVMDSGRLVQVGDPTTVYDDPRNRFVESFLGSTNFITCRVVAADDRPILSSPVGRFRAPIRDASVGQGDTVVVSLRPEWMTLDAGATAIEDGGIATEAVTTTCSVVETIHRGSSVRLRLSADGASLFAEVPVGTGIDVTADDTVTLQWRPADAIYFSEAGDRYR
- a CDS encoding inorganic phosphate transporter translates to MVSLLLAFGILIALFVGFNIGGSSTSVAFGPAVGSNTISKAGAAALMTAFALLGGATVGRNVITTLSEGLVPEGTFTVGIGIIVLFFIGVALFLSNVVGVPASTSMTAVGAIAGLGLATNSLNWGEMGRIITWWLVSPLIAFWVSGVIGRYLYPWLVTKFAVTQTEGSLVKLDRSAGFPWVTLGPNTTTREFVGTSLVVLIACYMAFSAGASNIPNAAAPLVGSGDLSVTNAILIGAVGVGLGAFTIARRTLDTVGNDLTELPLLAALVVAVVSSTIVAVLSELGVPASFVIVATMSIVGLGWGRATRTATLSETVGRDPPDVSVGALAAESEDAPTVGGKTGDPSRVETKPIGDEESEDLPKASDLFEPGTTARVIVLQNVVPAIATVAAFLVFRYGPWF